The nucleotide sequence GAATGGTACTGACAAGACAAAACTCATATCTCAACTTGAGTTTAAATCAGTTGGTCTGGGCACCGCTTATAAGGACCCTTACGGCTTTATATCTGCAGGACTTTATGATTACAGCAAAGGTGAAGTGACAAACGGAAATGAAAGAGGAGTAGCAACAAGCAGGGACGGTGAAACTCAAGTAGGATTTTCCGGAATAGACTTTGGGACCTATGGCTCAGATCTTATAACAATTCCTATCTTTGCCCTAAGCAGTGAAGAGTATCCTATACAGATTTGGGAAGGATGGCCTGGAGAAGAGGGAAGTGAATTACTGGCCGATGTAATCTATCAAAAGGAGTCCAAGTGGAATGTGTATCAGGAAGAAACTTATAAGTTGTCAAAACGACTTAAAGGAATTACATCTCTTTGCTTTGTACTGAATAAGAAGGTGCACATTAAGGGTTTCTACTTTGAGAAGAAGAATAGGGCCTTTGAGGTTAACTATGCTGCAGATTCAGATCATATCTATGGTGATACCTTTACCGTACGAGAAAATAATGTTGAAGGTATCGGAAACAATGTGTCACTTGAATTTGAAGGCATGGATTTTACTGATAAGGGTACCGGTAGAATTGTAATTTGCGGAAGATCATCTATTGACAAAAATACAATTCACATTAAATTCAGTGGGGCAGAAGGTGAAAGCAATCAACTGGTAGAATTTATACAGTCAGAGGGATACGAAGAGAGAGTATATGAGCTTGACAAGATAACCGGATTACAAAAGGTTACCTTCGTATTCCTGCCAGGAAGTAATTTTGATTTTAGCTGGTTCCGTTTTGAGGAATATACAGAGAAATAGTATTTTGTTTTTATGAAGGGTGAGTTAAATGAATTATTTCAATAATAATAACAATTATTTTAAAAATCCGATCTTACCGGGATTTTATCCTGATCCATCTATCTGCAGAGTTGGAGAAGACTATTACTTGGTTACCTCCAGCTTTGCCTACTATCCAGGAGTACCAATATTCCACAGTAAGGATTTAGTTCACTGGGAGCAGATAGGCCATGTGCTTGATAGGCCTTCGCAGTTGGATATAGAGAAGGTTGAACAGTCCAGGGGTATATTTGCACCAACCATACGCTATTATAATGGCACCTTTTATATGATAACCACTAATGTATCAACCGGTGGTAACTTCATCGTGACGGCAAAGGATCCTGCAGGGCCATGGTCTGATCCCTATTGGCTGGATGCTCCCGGTATAGACCCTTCATTGTTTTTCGATGAGGATGGAAGAGCGTATTATGTAGGCACAAGACCAGCTCCTGAAGGAGAGAAATACTATGGCAATTGGGAGATTTGGCTTCAGGAGTTAGACTTAAACACCATGAAACTTGTGGGAGAAACCTATTCTCTTTGGCGGGGATCCATGAGGGATGTTGATTGGCCTGAAGGACCACATATTTATAAAATAAATGGCTTATATTATCTTATGATATCTGAGGCAGGAACCGGCCATGAGCATGCCATCACTATTGCAAGAAGTGAAAATATACTCGGTCCCTACCAAGGGTATAAGGGTAATCCAATTTTAACCCATAGACATTTGGGAAGGAATTATCCAATAGTCAATGTTGGGCATGGCGACTTAGTGGAAACTCAGAACGGTGAATGGTGGATGGTACTTCTTGCCTCCAGGCCTTATGGAGGATATTATAGAAATCTGGGAAGAGAAACCTTCCTTGTGCCGGTTACCTGGGAAAATGGATGGCCACTGGTAAGCCCGGGAACAGGAAAAGTTGAGGACACATATCCGGTACCAAATCTACCTCAGAAAATCTATGGAGCAAAGGCTAATTGTGACAACTTTGAAGGTAAGAAGCTGGGCCTTGTATGGAACACCATACAGACGCCAAAGGTGGAATTCTACAGCTTAACACAGAAACCGGGATATTTAAGTCTTAAGCTTTCGCCATATCCCATAACCGGACTGGAAGCTCCAAGCTTTGTAGGAAGAAGACAGCAGCATATAAACTTTGCAGCTTTCACAGCCATGGAATTTGAACCCCAAAGTGAAGGTGAAGAGGCTGGTTTAGTTCTGTATCAGAACCGCAGATTTAACTTCAGATTTACTTATATCCTTAATAATGGGAAGAAACTTGTTAAATTGGTGAAGTGCAGTAATGGTCTGGAAGAGACCCTTGCAGAAAAAGAACCATCTTCGGCAAAACTATACTTAAAAATAGAGGCTAATGGTCAGGCATATAGCTTTTCCTTCGGAGAAACCTGTGACGACTATACAGTGCTGGCAGATAGTGTTGACGGAAGAATCCTAAGCACAGATGTTGCAGGTGGCTTTGTTGGCGCATACATAGGCTTATATGCTTGTAGTAACGGAAAAGACAGTGAAAACTACGCCTGCTTTGACTGGTTTGAATATCACGAACTATAGAAGCTTTATTCATAGGAGAATAAAGTTTAAATAGATGTAATAAGGCAGGGCTTTTGCCCTGTTTTTCATTAAAAAACTGCAAATAATTTAGAAGATACCATGTGGCCTATATAAATTATTAAAAGATGAGGAGGCAGAAATTATGAAGAAGTTGAAAATTTTAAATGCAATTTGTGAATGTGGTGTAGTTGCCGTGGTAAGGGCCAATTCAAAGGAAGAGGCAGTTGATATTTCACAGGCATGTATAGAAGGTGGCATAAAGGCCATAGAAGTTACTTATACAGTGCCAGGGGCCTCAGAAGTAATTAAGATTCTGAAAGAAACCTTTAAGGATAAGCTGTATGTAGGTGCAGGAACAGTGCTGGACTCAGAAACTGCAAGGGCTGCAATACTTGCAGGTGCAGAATATGTTGTCAGTCCTGGCTTTGACGAAGCAACTGCTAAGCTTTGCAACAGATATCAAGTGCCCTACCTTGCAGGATGTATGACTATAACAGAAATAATCAAAGCCATGGAGGCCGGTGTTGATATTGTAAAGCTATTCCCAGGCAGTGCATTTGGCCCTTCCTTTATTAAGGCTGTTAAGGGTCCACTGCCTCAGGCTAATATTATGCCTACCGGAGGAGTAAGCTTGGACAATATCCATGAGTGGGTAAAGGCAGGCGCTGTGGCTATAGGAATAGGTGGAGACCTGATGAAGGGATATAAGGAATTTGGTACAGCAAAGATTATGGAAAATGCAAAGAAATTTGTTGATAAAGTAAGAGAGGCAAGGGAGGGAGTTAAATGAAAAAGTTTATGGATGAAAAATTCTTGTTATCCACTGAAACTGCAGTAAGTTTGTATGAAAACCATGCAAAGATTCTGCCCATTATAGATTACCACTGCCACTTAAGTCCACAGGAAATCTGTGAGAATAAGCAGTTTAAGAATATAACAGAAGCCTGGCTGTATGGAGACCACTACAAGTGGAGGGCCATGAGAGCTTACGGAATAGAGGAGAAATATATAACCGGAGATGGGGATGATTATGAAAAGTTCATGGCCTGGGCAAAGGTTATCCCAATGACTATAGGAAATCCACTGTATCACTGGACCCACCTGGAGCTTCAAAGATTTTTCGGAATCGAAGAACCTCTCAATGAGAAAACTGCACCTGCTATATGGGAGAAGGTAAATGCCCTGCTGGCTAAAGAAGAATATAGGGCAAAGGGCTTGATTAAAAAGTCCAAGGTAGAAGTTATATGTACAACGGATGACCCTGTTGATTCTTTGGAATATCATATTGCCCTTAAGGAAGATGTGGACTTTCCGGCAAAGGTTCTGCCTACCTTTAGACCTGATAGGGCAGTGGATATTAGAAAGAGTGATTTTCTAGAGTGGATAGGACTGTTGGAAAATGCATGGGGCAAAAAAATTGAAAAGTACGACGACCTTCTTGAGGCGCTAAAACACAGGGCCCTATTATTTAATTCCGTAGGCTGTAGGATATCCGATCATGGACTGGATTATTTCCCTTATATAGAAACTACAAAGGAAGAAGCTTCAAGCATCTTTGATAAGGTTATGAAAGGGGAAGAAATTTCTGCGGAGGAAGAAGAAAAGTATAAGACCTACACCTTGATATTCTTGGGAGAGGTATATGCTGACCTTGGTTGGGCAATGCAGCTTCATATCAATGTAATCAGGAACAGCAATACAAGAATGTTCAGAAAGATTGGAGCTAACACGGGATATGATGTTATCAATGACAGTAAGCTTGCCCATAAGCTTATTGGCTTCCTAGACAGCTTAGAGATGAATAATAAGCTGCCAAAGACTATACTGTACACACTGAATCCCGTTGATAACTATGTTCTGGCTACCATAATGGGAGCTTTCCAGGGAGAAGGCATCAAGGGCAAGGTTCAGTTTGGAGCCGCATGGTGGTTCCTCGATAATAAAGAAGGAATGATAGAGCAGATGAAAACTCTGTCCAGCGTAGGCTTATTAAGCTGCTTTGTGGGCATGCTTACAGACTCCAGAAGCTTCCTTTCATACACAAGACATGAATACTTCAGAAGGATCCTATGCAACCTCATTGGAGAATGGGTTGAGAGTGGCGAAGTGCCTGATGATATGGAACTTGTCGGGAAGATAGTTGAGGACATAAGTTATTATAATGCAAAAGAATACTTTGGATTCTAAAATATCAAAGGTATTATTAAGAATCTTTGCTACAGAAAAATACTGATAGAAGGGAAGATGGTAGAGATGGACAATAAATCTTTTTATGCACATCACAGCGCCTTTGGAGCATTTTCAAGCTTTATGCTGGGTAAGATTGGTGCAGGTGGAGGCTTTGTATTAAGTGACGTTAGGCCGCCGGAAAATAACGTTTATATTGGGTATAAGCAGGAAGGAAATATAAGACTCTTGCCTTTCTGTACAATCAATAATAAAAGTGCTGAGCAGGAATTCACAGGAGAAATTGCTAACACAAAAAAGGCCGGGAAAGTATCCTTATTTAAGGAAGATGAAATAAGCAGGGAAATGGGATGGGCCTCAGATACATGGACCGCCGGAAATTTTAAATTCTCTGTTTTAACTCCCTTTGGGAATGTGAAAGATCCTGCTGCTATGACTGAAGAGGAAAAGAAACTGGCTTTTGCTCCGGTTATTTTTGCCCAATTAACCCTTGATAACAGCAGTAACAATACTGACGCAGAAATGATATTTGGCATAGAAGGACCAAAAAGAAGACTATCAATAACCACAGAGGGAAAATACCTTGGTGCTGCCTGTGAAAGAAGGTATGGCTTTGCTGCGGAAGCCTGCGAAGGTATAAAAGAGTTTTCAAGGCTTGATATATTAACTTCATGGGCAAATGACAATTACCAGAATCATGATCTTGGCAGAGCTCCATCTTTGATATTCAAGGTTCCCGCAGGAGAAGTAAGAACTTATACTATCGCTCTGGCAACTTATCAGGATGCAGCTATAACCACAGGAATTGATACAAAGTTCTACTATACAGGCTTATTTAGTTCTCTGGAAAGTGTACTGGACTTCGGAATTAAAAATTCTCAGTACTATTTAGCCATAGCTGCAGAAAGGGACAAAGAGCTTAAAGAAACTAAGCTAAATGAACATAGACAATTCCTTATAGCTCATGCCACACACAGCTATCATGCCAGCAGCCAGCTGATGAAAAAAGAGGATGGATCTCCTCTTTGGGTTGTAAATGAAGGTGAATATTTAATGATGAACACCTTTGACTTGACGGTGGATCACGTGTTCTTTGAAATGAAGTTCCATCCATGGACCATTAAAAACGCCCTAGACTTATTCGTTGAGCGCTACAGTTACTATGATCAGATAGGACTAGCCTTTACTCATGACATGGGAGTGGCAAATGGATTTACAGCAAAGGGATACTCCTCTTATGAACTTCCAAACTTAGATGGGTGCTTCAGCTATATGACCCATGAAGAACTATTAAACTGGATCCTTACCGGTGCAGTATATGGGTTAAATACCAAGGACAGAGAATGGGTAGATAAGAATATTAAGATCTTTGCTGAGTGCTTTGAATCCTTAGCTGCTAGAGACAAGAACAATGACGGAATAATGGATGTAGACAGCTCAAGATGCTATGGCGGTGCTGAAATAACTACTTATGACAGCCTTGATGTGAGTCTTGGACAGGCAAGAAACAATCTGTATCTTGGGGTAAAGACCTGGGCTGCCTATGTGCTCTTACAGAGAATATTTAAGGATTATGACTTAAAGGAGTTAGCAGTAAGAGCTGAAACAAAGGCAAAGGCAGCAGCAGATACCCTTGTGAGCAAGTATGATGAAAAGGAACAGTATATTCCTGCAGTATTTGAAAAAGGAAATACCTCAAGGATAATACCTGCGGTAGAGGCTCTTATATATCCATACATCATTGGGGATACAACATCAGTCAGTGAAGAGGGGCCTTACGGAGAAATGATAAAAGTTCTTAAGAAACACATCATAACAGTAATAAAACCGGGAATTTGCATTGATGAAACTTCAGGCGGCTGGAAGCTATCTTCAACAAGTAAAAATACTTGGAACAGTAAGATATTCCTATGCCAGTATGTAATAAAGGAAATACTTCACCTTGACTTTGAAGGTGAAGAGGAATGGGACAGAGTCCATGCCAAGTGGCAGCAGGTAAGCTGCAGCATAGACGGAGCCACGGACCAGGTAAACAGTGATACCGGAACTCCAAGAGGCAGCAGGCTGTATCCCAGACTGGTTACAAATATCCTGTGGATGGGAAACAATTGATAATTGACAATGGACAATTAAAGAAAGGTGGAATATAAAATGGCGTTTATTAAAGTGGACAAAGATTCCCACGGTGCAGTGTTTCCTTCTAATTGGAATTATTGCGTGGGAACAGGAAGATTGGGGCTGGCTCTTCAAAAAGAGTATTTAGATGCCCTTGCCCTGGTAAAGAAAAGTATAGATTTCAAATATATAAGAGGACATGGATTGCTTTGTGATGACGTGGGCATTTACCGGGAGGACATAGTAGATGGTGAGATTAGACCCTTCTATAACTTCACATATATAGACAGAATATTTGACTCTTTTTTGGAACTGGGAATAAAGCCCTTTGTTGAAGTTGGATTTATGCCAAAGAGACTGGCTTCAGGACCGGACACCGTATTTTATTGGGAAGGAAATATAACTCCTCCGAAGGATTACGATAAGTGGGCTAATCTTGTGAAGGCTGTTGTTAAACATTTTATAGACAGGTATGGCCTGGAGGAAGTTTTACAGTGGCCTTTTGAAATTTGGAATGAGCCAAATCTGACTAACTTCTGGAAGGATGCAAATAAAGAAGAATATTTTAAACTTTACAAGGTTACAGCTACAGCTATTAAGGAAGTTAACAAGGATTTGAAGGTTGGAGGACCGGCTATATGCGGAGGGGCAGATCACTG is from Clostridium thermarum and encodes:
- a CDS encoding glycoside hydrolase family 43 protein, which encodes MNYFNNNNNYFKNPILPGFYPDPSICRVGEDYYLVTSSFAYYPGVPIFHSKDLVHWEQIGHVLDRPSQLDIEKVEQSRGIFAPTIRYYNGTFYMITTNVSTGGNFIVTAKDPAGPWSDPYWLDAPGIDPSLFFDEDGRAYYVGTRPAPEGEKYYGNWEIWLQELDLNTMKLVGETYSLWRGSMRDVDWPEGPHIYKINGLYYLMISEAGTGHEHAITIARSENILGPYQGYKGNPILTHRHLGRNYPIVNVGHGDLVETQNGEWWMVLLASRPYGGYYRNLGRETFLVPVTWENGWPLVSPGTGKVEDTYPVPNLPQKIYGAKANCDNFEGKKLGLVWNTIQTPKVEFYSLTQKPGYLSLKLSPYPITGLEAPSFVGRRQQHINFAAFTAMEFEPQSEGEEAGLVLYQNRRFNFRFTYILNNGKKLVKLVKCSNGLEETLAEKEPSSAKLYLKIEANGQAYSFSFGETCDDYTVLADSVDGRILSTDVAGGFVGAYIGLYACSNGKDSENYACFDWFEYHEL
- a CDS encoding bifunctional 4-hydroxy-2-oxoglutarate aldolase/2-dehydro-3-deoxy-phosphogluconate aldolase, coding for MMKKLKILNAICECGVVAVVRANSKEEAVDISQACIEGGIKAIEVTYTVPGASEVIKILKETFKDKLYVGAGTVLDSETARAAILAGAEYVVSPGFDEATAKLCNRYQVPYLAGCMTITEIIKAMEAGVDIVKLFPGSAFGPSFIKAVKGPLPQANIMPTGGVSLDNIHEWVKAGAVAIGIGGDLMKGYKEFGTAKIMENAKKFVDKVREAREGVK
- the uxaC gene encoding glucuronate isomerase; this encodes MKKFMDEKFLLSTETAVSLYENHAKILPIIDYHCHLSPQEICENKQFKNITEAWLYGDHYKWRAMRAYGIEEKYITGDGDDYEKFMAWAKVIPMTIGNPLYHWTHLELQRFFGIEEPLNEKTAPAIWEKVNALLAKEEYRAKGLIKKSKVEVICTTDDPVDSLEYHIALKEDVDFPAKVLPTFRPDRAVDIRKSDFLEWIGLLENAWGKKIEKYDDLLEALKHRALLFNSVGCRISDHGLDYFPYIETTKEEASSIFDKVMKGEEISAEEEEKYKTYTLIFLGEVYADLGWAMQLHINVIRNSNTRMFRKIGANTGYDVINDSKLAHKLIGFLDSLEMNNKLPKTILYTLNPVDNYVLATIMGAFQGEGIKGKVQFGAAWWFLDNKEGMIEQMKTLSSVGLLSCFVGMLTDSRSFLSYTRHEYFRRILCNLIGEWVESGEVPDDMELVGKIVEDISYYNAKEYFGF
- a CDS encoding glycoside hydrolase family 52 protein — translated: MDNKSFYAHHSAFGAFSSFMLGKIGAGGGFVLSDVRPPENNVYIGYKQEGNIRLLPFCTINNKSAEQEFTGEIANTKKAGKVSLFKEDEISREMGWASDTWTAGNFKFSVLTPFGNVKDPAAMTEEEKKLAFAPVIFAQLTLDNSSNNTDAEMIFGIEGPKRRLSITTEGKYLGAACERRYGFAAEACEGIKEFSRLDILTSWANDNYQNHDLGRAPSLIFKVPAGEVRTYTIALATYQDAAITTGIDTKFYYTGLFSSLESVLDFGIKNSQYYLAIAAERDKELKETKLNEHRQFLIAHATHSYHASSQLMKKEDGSPLWVVNEGEYLMMNTFDLTVDHVFFEMKFHPWTIKNALDLFVERYSYYDQIGLAFTHDMGVANGFTAKGYSSYELPNLDGCFSYMTHEELLNWILTGAVYGLNTKDREWVDKNIKIFAECFESLAARDKNNDGIMDVDSSRCYGGAEITTYDSLDVSLGQARNNLYLGVKTWAAYVLLQRIFKDYDLKELAVRAETKAKAAADTLVSKYDEKEQYIPAVFEKGNTSRIIPAVEALIYPYIIGDTTSVSEEGPYGEMIKVLKKHIITVIKPGICIDETSGGWKLSSTSKNTWNSKIFLCQYVIKEILHLDFEGEEEWDRVHAKWQQVSCSIDGATDQVNSDTGTPRGSRLYPRLVTNILWMGNN